In Equus caballus isolate H_3958 breed thoroughbred chromosome 7, TB-T2T, whole genome shotgun sequence, one DNA window encodes the following:
- the CCL25 gene encoding C-C motif chemokine 25, producing MNPWLLACLVACSVGAWAPAVHAQGVFEDCCLAYHRHARLAMLRHAQGYLRQEVTGSCNLPAVIFFFRQKQRMVCGDPRARWVQKGMKILDARNKAPSKPHAGAQRTFQGSHSGVKKLNSGPSRLPLFMFRGPTRSSKKNTSFPRTAKPVPPAGQ from the exons ATGAACCCGTGGCTCTTGGCCTGCCTGGTGGCCTGCTCCGTGGGCGCCTGGGCCCCCGCTGTCCACGCTCAAG GTGTCTTTGAGGACTGCTGCCTGGCCTATCACCGCCACGCCAGGCTGGCCATGCTCCGGCACGCCCAGGGTTACCTGCGCCAGGAGGTGACGGGGAGCTGCAACCTGCCTGCCGTGAT ATTCTTCTTCCGTCAGAAGCAGAGGATGGTGTGTGGGGACCCACGGGCCAGGTGGGTGCAGAAGGGGATGAAGATCCTGGATGCCCGGAACAAGGCCCCCTCAAAGCCCCACGCAGGTGCCCAGAGAACCTTCCAAG GCTCTCACTCTGGGGTGAAGAAGTTGAACTCTGGACCCTCCAGGCTACCACTGTTCATGTTTAGGGGTCCCACCAGAAGCAGCAAGAAGAACACCTCCTTTCCGAGAACAGCTAAACCAG tcccacctgcaggacagtgA